From a region of the Sebastes umbrosus isolate fSebUmb1 chromosome 10, fSebUmb1.pri, whole genome shotgun sequence genome:
- the slka gene encoding STE20-like serine/threonine-protein kinase isoform X1 — protein sequence MSFFNFRKMFKLGPDKKKKQYEHVHRDVNPEEIWDIIGELGDGAFGKVYKAQNKQNGTLAAAKVIDTKTEDELEDYMVEIDILASCNHHHIVKLLDAFYFEGKLWILIEFCAGGAVDAIMLELERPLTEPQIRVVCRQTLEALSYLHENKVIHRDLKAGNILLSLDGEVKLADFGVSAKNTKTLQRRDSFIGTPYWMAPEVVMCETSKDRPYDYKADIWSLGVTLIELAQVEPPNHEMNPMRVLLKIAKSEPPTLMHPSRWSPEFNDFLRKALDKNVDNRCGTWQLLQHPFVTSVTDSRPLRELIAEAKAEVTEEIEDSKEEEEEEEPDTPSAAPGHKRAPSDASVASSEDDKVTPAPSTLESVTEKTEAEPADDRTSDKLSDEGLGTSEVDKTEEEKLNEVSDASNEDLASGLIEPPTKDFISQDPTESKPEDDPSEESPAEPVVTQPEDTVDTAVTQELVTDGQEAEEDQKETQGEKTEDEPTEVIEEEREHEEVKEEEGKEAGTEESRESQPEDTPEESISREESKEPDEETSQHKVTEDRIEDTANGTDVNIDTQNIESNVTNINGDTKSSVDESSAEVLLEKEATESQAEEKPEDEAPEQPEQENQTKEEVSLEEKDPTESTNGVGDEAKDTSDDSEQVVPSCKDVPAKEDEEKATRADENTSQDTVSVPESETDSESKIEHGSPAVIKSDLEKDSDSGSSSAADSNSLDLNLSISSFLSKSKEGGSVSMQESKRQKKTLKKTRKFMVDGVEVSVTTSKIVTDNDTKSEEMRFLRRQELRELRLLQKEEQRAQQQLSNKLQQQREQIYRRFEQETTAKKRQYDQEVENLEKKQKQTIERLEQDHTSRLRDEAKRIKADQDKELSKFQNMLKNRKKEAKQEVGLSPKHMRKELMKRIREDLSLLKTAEAVAQVMIQSFQLSSCALFNAQMQDEQEFLQKQQQELDGALKKIIQQHKLEITTIERDCLNHKQQLMRAREAAMWELEERHLQEKHQQLKQQLKDQYFLQRHQLLKRHEKEMEQMHRYNQRLVEEMKNKQTQERVRLPKIQRSDAKTRMAMFKKSLRITATASVTPEQERERIKQFASQEDKRQKNERLHQHQKHENQMRDLQLQCDSNIRELQQLQNEKCHLLIEHETQKLKELDEEHSQEIKEWREKLRPRKKALEEEFTRKLQEQEVFFRMSGESECLNPTTQSRVSKFYPIPNLHNSGL from the exons ATGTCTTTCTTCAATTTTCGGAAGATGTTCAAGTTGGGGCCtgataagaagaagaagcagtatGAACATGTGCATAGAGATGTTAACCCGGAGGAGATATGGGACATCATTGGGGAGCTGGGAGATGGAGCGTTTGGGAAAGTGTACAAG GCTCAGAACAAGCAGAACGGGACCCTCGCTGCCGCTAAGGTTATTGACACAAAGACGGAGGACGAATTGGAGGATTACATGGTAGAAATCGACATTCTGGCCTCCTGCAACCACCATCACATCGTCAAACTGCTGGATGCCTTCTATTTCGAGGGCAAACTTTGG ATTCTGATTGAGTTCTGTGCGGGTGGTGCAGTGGATGCCATCATGCTGG AACTGGAGAGGCCCCTGACAGAGCCCCAGATCCGTGTGGTGTGCCGCCAGACCTTAGAGGCCTTGTCTTACCTccacgagaacaaagtcatccACAGAGACTTGAAAGCAGGGAACATCCTCCTCTCCTTGGACGGAGAAGTGAAACTgg CTGACTTTGGGGTGTCTGCTAAAAATACCAAGACGTTACAGAGAAGAGATTCTTTCATCGGCACTCCATATTG GATGGCCCCCGAGgtggtaatgtgtgaaacttCCAAGGACCGTCCGTACGACTACAAGGCCGACATCTGGTCCCTCGGGGTAACGCTGATAGAGCTGGCGCAGGTCGAGCCACCCAACCACGAGATGAATCCCATGAGAGTGCTGCTGAAAATAGCCAAGTCCGAGCCACCCACGCTCATGCATCCCTCTCGCTG GTCACCAGAATTTAACGACTTTCTGCGGAAAGCACTCGATAAGAATGTGGACAATAGGTGTGGCACATGGCAGCTGCTACAG CATCCTTTTGTCACCAGTGTAACTGACAGCAGACCTCTCAGAGAGCTCATAGCCGAGGCCAAAGCTGAAGTCACAGAGGAGATCGAGGATagcaaggaggaggaggaggaggaagagcctGATACACCTTCG GCGGCTCCTGGGCACAAGCGGGCGCCATCGGATGCCAGCGTGGCCAGCTCAGAGGACGACAAAGTCACGCCAGCTCCCTCCACGCTGGAATCTGTTACGGAAAAGACGGAGGCCGAGCCTGCCGACGACCGAACCAGTGATAAGCTCTCCGACGAAGGGCTTGGAACGAGCGAGGTAGACAAGACTGAGGAGGAGAAACTCAACGAGGTGTCTGATGCCAGTAATGAAGACCTGGCCTCCGGGCTAATAGAGCCGCCCACTAAGGACTTCATCTCACAAGATCCCACAGAGTCTAAACCAGAAGATGATCCATCTGAAGAGAGTCCTGCTGAGCCTGTTGTAACACAGCCAGAAGACACCGTAGATACAGCGGTTACACAAGAACTTGTCACAGATGGTCAAGAAGCAGAGGAGGATCAGAAGGAGACACAAGGAGAGAAGACAGAGGATGAACCTACCGAAGTAATAGAAGAAGAACGAGAGCATGAGGAGgtgaaagaagaggaaggaaaggaagctGGTACAGAAGAATCCAGAGAATCACAACCTGAAGATACACCCGAAGAATCCATATCACGAGAAGAAAGCAAAGAGCCAGATGAGGAGACGTCTCAGCATAAAGTGACCGAGGACAGAATAGAAGACACAGCTAATGGCACAGATGTAAATATAGACACACAGAATATAGAATCAAATGTCACAAACATAAATGGAGACACAAAGTCGAGCGTGGATGAATCCTCTGCTGAGGTTTTGCTGGAGAAGGAGGCCACAGAGAGTCAGGCAGAGGAAAAGCCTGAGGATGAGGCGCCTGAGCAGCCTGAACAAGAGAACCAGACCAAGGAGGAGGTCAGTCTAGAGGAAAAGGACCCAACTGAATCCACAAATGGAGTCGGTGATGAAGCCAAAGACACCTCTGACGATTCAGAACAAGTGGTCCCATCATGTAAAGATGTCCCAGCGaaggaagatgaggagaaagCCACTCGTGCAGATGAGAACACTTCCCAAGATACGGTCTCCGTCCCCGAGAGTGAAACAGATTCAGAAAGCAAGATCGAGCATGGAAGCCCCGCTGTGATCAAGTCGGATTTGGAGAAGGACTCTGACTCTGGAAGCAGCTCGGCTGCTGATAGCAACAGCCTCGACCTCAATCTGTCCATCTCCAGCTTCCTGTCCAAGAGTAAAGAAGGGGGCTCTGTGTCTATGCAG GAGTCAAAACGTCAGAAGAAGACTCTGAAGAAGACACGTAAGTTCATGGTGGACGGCGTGGAGGTCAGTGTGACGACATCCAAGATAGTGACAGACAACGACACCAAGAGCGAAGAGATGAGGTTCCTGAG GCGGCAGGAGTTGAGAGAGCTTCGCCTCTTGCAGAAAGAGGAGCAGAGGGCCCAGCAGCAGCTGAGCAacaagctgcagcagcagagagagcagataTACCGCCGCTTTGAACAGGAAACTACC GCTAAGAAGCGTCAATACGACCAAGAAGTGGAGAACCtggagaagaagcagaagcagaccATCGAGCGACTGGAGCAGGATCACACCAGCCGGCTCCGAGACGAAGCCAAACGCATCAAAGCGGATCAAGACAAGGAACTCTCCAAGTTCCAAAACATGCTGAAGAACCGGAAGAAAGAG gccaaacaggaagttggaCTGTCACCCAAACACATGAGAAAAGAGCTCATGAAACGCATAAGGGAGGACCTATCGCTCCTTAAGACCGCAGAG GCAGTGGCCCAGGTTATGATACAGTCTTTTCAGTTGTCCTCATGCGCACTCTTCAACGCTCAGATGCAGGAT GAGCAGGAGTTCCTACAGAAGCAGCAGCAAGAGCTGGACGGAGCTCTGAAGAAGATCATCCAGCAGCATAAACTGGAGATCACCACTATTGAGAGAGACTGTCTGAACCACAAGCAGCAGCTGATGAGAG CTCGAGAGGCAGCCATGTGGGAGTTGGAGGAGCGCCACCTCCAGGAGAAGCACCAGCAGCTGAAGCAGCAGCTGAAAGACCAGTACTTCCTGCAGAGACACCAGCTGCTGAAGAGGCACGAGAAA gagATGGAGCAGATGCATCGTTACAACCAGCGGCTGGTAGAGGAGATGAAGAACAAACAGACTCAAGAGAGGGTTCGTCTGCCCAAGATTCAGCGCAGCGACGCCAAGACCCGCATGGCCATGTTCAAGAAGAGCCTCCGCATCACAGCCACCGCATCCGTCACGCCCgagcaggagagagagcggATAAAACAG TTTGCGTCTCAGGAAGACAAGAGGCAGAAGAATGAGAGGCTCCATCAACACCAGAAACACGAGAACCAGATGAGGGATCTGCAGCTGCAGTGTGACTCGAACATCagggagctgcagcagctacaG AATGAGAAATGCCACCTTCTGATTGAACACGAGACCCAAAAGCTGAAGGAGCTGGATGAGGAACACAGCCAAGAGATAAAGGAGTGGAGAGAGAAGCTAAGACCCAGGAAGAAG GCGTTGGAGGAGGAGTTCACGCGGAAGCTCCAGGAGCAGGAGGTCTTCTTCAGGATGAGCGGCGAGTCCGAATGCCTTAACCCCACCACCCAGAGTCGAGTATCCAAATTTTACCCCATCCCGAACCTGCACAACTCTGGTTTATAG
- the slka gene encoding STE20-like serine/threonine-protein kinase isoform X2 has protein sequence MSFFNFRKMFKLGPDKKKKQYEHVHRDVNPEEIWDIIGELGDGAFGKVYKAQNKQNGTLAAAKVIDTKTEDELEDYMVEIDILASCNHHHIVKLLDAFYFEGKLWILIEFCAGGAVDAIMLELERPLTEPQIRVVCRQTLEALSYLHENKVIHRDLKAGNILLSLDGEVKLADFGVSAKNTKTLQRRDSFIGTPYWMAPEVVMCETSKDRPYDYKADIWSLGVTLIELAQVEPPNHEMNPMRVLLKIAKSEPPTLMHPSRWSPEFNDFLRKALDKNVDNRCGTWQLLQHPFVTSVTDSRPLRELIAEAKAEVTEEIEDSKEEEEEEEPDTPSAAPGHKRAPSDASVASSEDDKVTPAPSTLESVTEKTEAEPADDRTSDKLSDEGLGTSEVDKTEEEKLNEVSDASNEDLASGLIEPPTKDFISQDPTESKPEDDPSEESPAEPVVTQPEDTVDTAVTQELVTDGQEAEEDQKETQGEKTEDEPTEVIEEEREHEEVKEEEGKEAGTEESRESQPEDTPEESISREESKEPDEETSQHKVTEDRIEDTANGTDVNIDTQNIESNVTNINGDTKSSVDESSAEVLLEKEATESQAEEKPEDEAPEQPEQENQTKEEVSLEEKDPTESTNGVGDEAKDTSDDSEQVVPSCKDVPAKEDEEKATRADENTSQDTVSVPESETDSESKIEHGSPAVIKSDLEKDSDSGSSSAADSNSLDLNLSISSFLSKSKEGGSVSMQESKRQKKTLKKTRKFMVDGVEVSVTTSKIVTDNDTKSEEMRFLRRQELRELRLLQKEEQRAQQQLSNKLQQQREQIYRRFEQETTAKKRQYDQEVENLEKKQKQTIERLEQDHTSRLRDEAKRIKADQDKELSKFQNMLKNRKKEAKQEVGLSPKHMRKELMKRIREDLSLLKTAEEQEFLQKQQQELDGALKKIIQQHKLEITTIERDCLNHKQQLMRAREAAMWELEERHLQEKHQQLKQQLKDQYFLQRHQLLKRHEKEMEQMHRYNQRLVEEMKNKQTQERVRLPKIQRSDAKTRMAMFKKSLRITATASVTPEQERERIKQFASQEDKRQKNERLHQHQKHENQMRDLQLQCDSNIRELQQLQNEKCHLLIEHETQKLKELDEEHSQEIKEWREKLRPRKKALEEEFTRKLQEQEVFFRMSGESECLNPTTQSRVSKFYPIPNLHNSGL, from the exons ATGTCTTTCTTCAATTTTCGGAAGATGTTCAAGTTGGGGCCtgataagaagaagaagcagtatGAACATGTGCATAGAGATGTTAACCCGGAGGAGATATGGGACATCATTGGGGAGCTGGGAGATGGAGCGTTTGGGAAAGTGTACAAG GCTCAGAACAAGCAGAACGGGACCCTCGCTGCCGCTAAGGTTATTGACACAAAGACGGAGGACGAATTGGAGGATTACATGGTAGAAATCGACATTCTGGCCTCCTGCAACCACCATCACATCGTCAAACTGCTGGATGCCTTCTATTTCGAGGGCAAACTTTGG ATTCTGATTGAGTTCTGTGCGGGTGGTGCAGTGGATGCCATCATGCTGG AACTGGAGAGGCCCCTGACAGAGCCCCAGATCCGTGTGGTGTGCCGCCAGACCTTAGAGGCCTTGTCTTACCTccacgagaacaaagtcatccACAGAGACTTGAAAGCAGGGAACATCCTCCTCTCCTTGGACGGAGAAGTGAAACTgg CTGACTTTGGGGTGTCTGCTAAAAATACCAAGACGTTACAGAGAAGAGATTCTTTCATCGGCACTCCATATTG GATGGCCCCCGAGgtggtaatgtgtgaaacttCCAAGGACCGTCCGTACGACTACAAGGCCGACATCTGGTCCCTCGGGGTAACGCTGATAGAGCTGGCGCAGGTCGAGCCACCCAACCACGAGATGAATCCCATGAGAGTGCTGCTGAAAATAGCCAAGTCCGAGCCACCCACGCTCATGCATCCCTCTCGCTG GTCACCAGAATTTAACGACTTTCTGCGGAAAGCACTCGATAAGAATGTGGACAATAGGTGTGGCACATGGCAGCTGCTACAG CATCCTTTTGTCACCAGTGTAACTGACAGCAGACCTCTCAGAGAGCTCATAGCCGAGGCCAAAGCTGAAGTCACAGAGGAGATCGAGGATagcaaggaggaggaggaggaggaagagcctGATACACCTTCG GCGGCTCCTGGGCACAAGCGGGCGCCATCGGATGCCAGCGTGGCCAGCTCAGAGGACGACAAAGTCACGCCAGCTCCCTCCACGCTGGAATCTGTTACGGAAAAGACGGAGGCCGAGCCTGCCGACGACCGAACCAGTGATAAGCTCTCCGACGAAGGGCTTGGAACGAGCGAGGTAGACAAGACTGAGGAGGAGAAACTCAACGAGGTGTCTGATGCCAGTAATGAAGACCTGGCCTCCGGGCTAATAGAGCCGCCCACTAAGGACTTCATCTCACAAGATCCCACAGAGTCTAAACCAGAAGATGATCCATCTGAAGAGAGTCCTGCTGAGCCTGTTGTAACACAGCCAGAAGACACCGTAGATACAGCGGTTACACAAGAACTTGTCACAGATGGTCAAGAAGCAGAGGAGGATCAGAAGGAGACACAAGGAGAGAAGACAGAGGATGAACCTACCGAAGTAATAGAAGAAGAACGAGAGCATGAGGAGgtgaaagaagaggaaggaaaggaagctGGTACAGAAGAATCCAGAGAATCACAACCTGAAGATACACCCGAAGAATCCATATCACGAGAAGAAAGCAAAGAGCCAGATGAGGAGACGTCTCAGCATAAAGTGACCGAGGACAGAATAGAAGACACAGCTAATGGCACAGATGTAAATATAGACACACAGAATATAGAATCAAATGTCACAAACATAAATGGAGACACAAAGTCGAGCGTGGATGAATCCTCTGCTGAGGTTTTGCTGGAGAAGGAGGCCACAGAGAGTCAGGCAGAGGAAAAGCCTGAGGATGAGGCGCCTGAGCAGCCTGAACAAGAGAACCAGACCAAGGAGGAGGTCAGTCTAGAGGAAAAGGACCCAACTGAATCCACAAATGGAGTCGGTGATGAAGCCAAAGACACCTCTGACGATTCAGAACAAGTGGTCCCATCATGTAAAGATGTCCCAGCGaaggaagatgaggagaaagCCACTCGTGCAGATGAGAACACTTCCCAAGATACGGTCTCCGTCCCCGAGAGTGAAACAGATTCAGAAAGCAAGATCGAGCATGGAAGCCCCGCTGTGATCAAGTCGGATTTGGAGAAGGACTCTGACTCTGGAAGCAGCTCGGCTGCTGATAGCAACAGCCTCGACCTCAATCTGTCCATCTCCAGCTTCCTGTCCAAGAGTAAAGAAGGGGGCTCTGTGTCTATGCAG GAGTCAAAACGTCAGAAGAAGACTCTGAAGAAGACACGTAAGTTCATGGTGGACGGCGTGGAGGTCAGTGTGACGACATCCAAGATAGTGACAGACAACGACACCAAGAGCGAAGAGATGAGGTTCCTGAG GCGGCAGGAGTTGAGAGAGCTTCGCCTCTTGCAGAAAGAGGAGCAGAGGGCCCAGCAGCAGCTGAGCAacaagctgcagcagcagagagagcagataTACCGCCGCTTTGAACAGGAAACTACC GCTAAGAAGCGTCAATACGACCAAGAAGTGGAGAACCtggagaagaagcagaagcagaccATCGAGCGACTGGAGCAGGATCACACCAGCCGGCTCCGAGACGAAGCCAAACGCATCAAAGCGGATCAAGACAAGGAACTCTCCAAGTTCCAAAACATGCTGAAGAACCGGAAGAAAGAG gccaaacaggaagttggaCTGTCACCCAAACACATGAGAAAAGAGCTCATGAAACGCATAAGGGAGGACCTATCGCTCCTTAAGACCGCAGAG GAGCAGGAGTTCCTACAGAAGCAGCAGCAAGAGCTGGACGGAGCTCTGAAGAAGATCATCCAGCAGCATAAACTGGAGATCACCACTATTGAGAGAGACTGTCTGAACCACAAGCAGCAGCTGATGAGAG CTCGAGAGGCAGCCATGTGGGAGTTGGAGGAGCGCCACCTCCAGGAGAAGCACCAGCAGCTGAAGCAGCAGCTGAAAGACCAGTACTTCCTGCAGAGACACCAGCTGCTGAAGAGGCACGAGAAA gagATGGAGCAGATGCATCGTTACAACCAGCGGCTGGTAGAGGAGATGAAGAACAAACAGACTCAAGAGAGGGTTCGTCTGCCCAAGATTCAGCGCAGCGACGCCAAGACCCGCATGGCCATGTTCAAGAAGAGCCTCCGCATCACAGCCACCGCATCCGTCACGCCCgagcaggagagagagcggATAAAACAG TTTGCGTCTCAGGAAGACAAGAGGCAGAAGAATGAGAGGCTCCATCAACACCAGAAACACGAGAACCAGATGAGGGATCTGCAGCTGCAGTGTGACTCGAACATCagggagctgcagcagctacaG AATGAGAAATGCCACCTTCTGATTGAACACGAGACCCAAAAGCTGAAGGAGCTGGATGAGGAACACAGCCAAGAGATAAAGGAGTGGAGAGAGAAGCTAAGACCCAGGAAGAAG GCGTTGGAGGAGGAGTTCACGCGGAAGCTCCAGGAGCAGGAGGTCTTCTTCAGGATGAGCGGCGAGTCCGAATGCCTTAACCCCACCACCCAGAGTCGAGTATCCAAATTTTACCCCATCCCGAACCTGCACAACTCTGGTTTATAG
- the slka gene encoding STE20-like serine/threonine-protein kinase isoform X4, with translation MSFFNFRKMFKLGPDKKKKQYEHVHRDVNPEEIWDIIGELGDGAFGKVYKAQNKQNGTLAAAKVIDTKTEDELEDYMVEIDILASCNHHHIVKLLDAFYFEGKLWILIEFCAGGAVDAIMLELERPLTEPQIRVVCRQTLEALSYLHENKVIHRDLKAGNILLSLDGEVKLADFGVSAKNTKTLQRRDSFIGTPYWMAPEVVMCETSKDRPYDYKADIWSLGVTLIELAQVEPPNHEMNPMRVLLKIAKSEPPTLMHPSRWSPEFNDFLRKALDKNVDNRCGTWQLLQHPFVTSVTDSRPLRELIAEAKAEVTEEIEDSKEEEEEEEPDTPSAAPGHKRAPSDASVASSEDDKVTPAPSTLESVTEKTEAEPADDRTSDKLSDEGLGTSEVDKTEEEKLNEVSDASNEDLASGLIEPPTKDFISQDPTESKPEDDPSEESPAEPVVTQPEDTVDTAVTQELVTDGQEAEEDQKETQGEKTEDEPTEVIEEEREHEEVKEEEGKEAGTEESRESQPEDTPEESISREESKEPDEETSQHKVTEDRIEDTANGTDVNIDTQNIESNVTNINGDTKSSVDESSAEVLLEKEATESQAEEKPEDEAPEQPEQENQTKEEVSLEEKDPTESTNGVGDEAKDTSDDSEQVVPSCKDVPAKEDEEKATRADENTSQDTVSVPESETDSESKIEHGSPAVIKSDLEKDSDSGSSSAADSNSLDLNLSISSFLSKSKEGGSVSMQESKRQKKTLKKTRKFMVDGVEVSVTTSKIVTDNDTKSEEMRFLRRQELRELRLLQKEEQRAQQQLSNKLQQQREQIYRRFEQETTAKKRQYDQEVENLEKKQKQTIERLEQDHTSRLRDEAKRIKADQDKELSKFQNMLKNRKKEEQEFLQKQQQELDGALKKIIQQHKLEITTIERDCLNHKQQLMRAREAAMWELEERHLQEKHQQLKQQLKDQYFLQRHQLLKRHEKEMEQMHRYNQRLVEEMKNKQTQERVRLPKIQRSDAKTRMAMFKKSLRITATASVTPEQERERIKQFASQEDKRQKNERLHQHQKHENQMRDLQLQCDSNIRELQQLQNEKCHLLIEHETQKLKELDEEHSQEIKEWREKLRPRKKALEEEFTRKLQEQEVFFRMSGESECLNPTTQSRVSKFYPIPNLHNSGL, from the exons ATGTCTTTCTTCAATTTTCGGAAGATGTTCAAGTTGGGGCCtgataagaagaagaagcagtatGAACATGTGCATAGAGATGTTAACCCGGAGGAGATATGGGACATCATTGGGGAGCTGGGAGATGGAGCGTTTGGGAAAGTGTACAAG GCTCAGAACAAGCAGAACGGGACCCTCGCTGCCGCTAAGGTTATTGACACAAAGACGGAGGACGAATTGGAGGATTACATGGTAGAAATCGACATTCTGGCCTCCTGCAACCACCATCACATCGTCAAACTGCTGGATGCCTTCTATTTCGAGGGCAAACTTTGG ATTCTGATTGAGTTCTGTGCGGGTGGTGCAGTGGATGCCATCATGCTGG AACTGGAGAGGCCCCTGACAGAGCCCCAGATCCGTGTGGTGTGCCGCCAGACCTTAGAGGCCTTGTCTTACCTccacgagaacaaagtcatccACAGAGACTTGAAAGCAGGGAACATCCTCCTCTCCTTGGACGGAGAAGTGAAACTgg CTGACTTTGGGGTGTCTGCTAAAAATACCAAGACGTTACAGAGAAGAGATTCTTTCATCGGCACTCCATATTG GATGGCCCCCGAGgtggtaatgtgtgaaacttCCAAGGACCGTCCGTACGACTACAAGGCCGACATCTGGTCCCTCGGGGTAACGCTGATAGAGCTGGCGCAGGTCGAGCCACCCAACCACGAGATGAATCCCATGAGAGTGCTGCTGAAAATAGCCAAGTCCGAGCCACCCACGCTCATGCATCCCTCTCGCTG GTCACCAGAATTTAACGACTTTCTGCGGAAAGCACTCGATAAGAATGTGGACAATAGGTGTGGCACATGGCAGCTGCTACAG CATCCTTTTGTCACCAGTGTAACTGACAGCAGACCTCTCAGAGAGCTCATAGCCGAGGCCAAAGCTGAAGTCACAGAGGAGATCGAGGATagcaaggaggaggaggaggaggaagagcctGATACACCTTCG GCGGCTCCTGGGCACAAGCGGGCGCCATCGGATGCCAGCGTGGCCAGCTCAGAGGACGACAAAGTCACGCCAGCTCCCTCCACGCTGGAATCTGTTACGGAAAAGACGGAGGCCGAGCCTGCCGACGACCGAACCAGTGATAAGCTCTCCGACGAAGGGCTTGGAACGAGCGAGGTAGACAAGACTGAGGAGGAGAAACTCAACGAGGTGTCTGATGCCAGTAATGAAGACCTGGCCTCCGGGCTAATAGAGCCGCCCACTAAGGACTTCATCTCACAAGATCCCACAGAGTCTAAACCAGAAGATGATCCATCTGAAGAGAGTCCTGCTGAGCCTGTTGTAACACAGCCAGAAGACACCGTAGATACAGCGGTTACACAAGAACTTGTCACAGATGGTCAAGAAGCAGAGGAGGATCAGAAGGAGACACAAGGAGAGAAGACAGAGGATGAACCTACCGAAGTAATAGAAGAAGAACGAGAGCATGAGGAGgtgaaagaagaggaaggaaaggaagctGGTACAGAAGAATCCAGAGAATCACAACCTGAAGATACACCCGAAGAATCCATATCACGAGAAGAAAGCAAAGAGCCAGATGAGGAGACGTCTCAGCATAAAGTGACCGAGGACAGAATAGAAGACACAGCTAATGGCACAGATGTAAATATAGACACACAGAATATAGAATCAAATGTCACAAACATAAATGGAGACACAAAGTCGAGCGTGGATGAATCCTCTGCTGAGGTTTTGCTGGAGAAGGAGGCCACAGAGAGTCAGGCAGAGGAAAAGCCTGAGGATGAGGCGCCTGAGCAGCCTGAACAAGAGAACCAGACCAAGGAGGAGGTCAGTCTAGAGGAAAAGGACCCAACTGAATCCACAAATGGAGTCGGTGATGAAGCCAAAGACACCTCTGACGATTCAGAACAAGTGGTCCCATCATGTAAAGATGTCCCAGCGaaggaagatgaggagaaagCCACTCGTGCAGATGAGAACACTTCCCAAGATACGGTCTCCGTCCCCGAGAGTGAAACAGATTCAGAAAGCAAGATCGAGCATGGAAGCCCCGCTGTGATCAAGTCGGATTTGGAGAAGGACTCTGACTCTGGAAGCAGCTCGGCTGCTGATAGCAACAGCCTCGACCTCAATCTGTCCATCTCCAGCTTCCTGTCCAAGAGTAAAGAAGGGGGCTCTGTGTCTATGCAG GAGTCAAAACGTCAGAAGAAGACTCTGAAGAAGACACGTAAGTTCATGGTGGACGGCGTGGAGGTCAGTGTGACGACATCCAAGATAGTGACAGACAACGACACCAAGAGCGAAGAGATGAGGTTCCTGAG GCGGCAGGAGTTGAGAGAGCTTCGCCTCTTGCAGAAAGAGGAGCAGAGGGCCCAGCAGCAGCTGAGCAacaagctgcagcagcagagagagcagataTACCGCCGCTTTGAACAGGAAACTACC GCTAAGAAGCGTCAATACGACCAAGAAGTGGAGAACCtggagaagaagcagaagcagaccATCGAGCGACTGGAGCAGGATCACACCAGCCGGCTCCGAGACGAAGCCAAACGCATCAAAGCGGATCAAGACAAGGAACTCTCCAAGTTCCAAAACATGCTGAAGAACCGGAAGAAAGAG GAGCAGGAGTTCCTACAGAAGCAGCAGCAAGAGCTGGACGGAGCTCTGAAGAAGATCATCCAGCAGCATAAACTGGAGATCACCACTATTGAGAGAGACTGTCTGAACCACAAGCAGCAGCTGATGAGAG CTCGAGAGGCAGCCATGTGGGAGTTGGAGGAGCGCCACCTCCAGGAGAAGCACCAGCAGCTGAAGCAGCAGCTGAAAGACCAGTACTTCCTGCAGAGACACCAGCTGCTGAAGAGGCACGAGAAA gagATGGAGCAGATGCATCGTTACAACCAGCGGCTGGTAGAGGAGATGAAGAACAAACAGACTCAAGAGAGGGTTCGTCTGCCCAAGATTCAGCGCAGCGACGCCAAGACCCGCATGGCCATGTTCAAGAAGAGCCTCCGCATCACAGCCACCGCATCCGTCACGCCCgagcaggagagagagcggATAAAACAG TTTGCGTCTCAGGAAGACAAGAGGCAGAAGAATGAGAGGCTCCATCAACACCAGAAACACGAGAACCAGATGAGGGATCTGCAGCTGCAGTGTGACTCGAACATCagggagctgcagcagctacaG AATGAGAAATGCCACCTTCTGATTGAACACGAGACCCAAAAGCTGAAGGAGCTGGATGAGGAACACAGCCAAGAGATAAAGGAGTGGAGAGAGAAGCTAAGACCCAGGAAGAAG GCGTTGGAGGAGGAGTTCACGCGGAAGCTCCAGGAGCAGGAGGTCTTCTTCAGGATGAGCGGCGAGTCCGAATGCCTTAACCCCACCACCCAGAGTCGAGTATCCAAATTTTACCCCATCCCGAACCTGCACAACTCTGGTTTATAG